The Neospora caninum Liverpool complete genome, chromosome X genome includes a region encoding these proteins:
- a CDS encoding LCCL domain containing protein, related, with product MTALQHPQKARNLLLTVRSNQAQVTGAVLVALRTMNKELWYSTPQMQLVSARSNPPKCMTLQDGSTEGKASKVVSVRIQWEYPALSYEIYTSPDGKSYIQQAVNPANPAADTLDELHAAVAQFIQIRMLKPHPRLGKADDSFVYGIYEVHVYANRLGIMPQCSPAPLRVYCDMTTGSSIYVWNGTPVRKPGATLDDVVSLDDVRNSCARVGLEPMVPKSPQHFKSILTALYQMDDTKLPVYGSDGVYSATSSICRAAIHAGLIKTGGVVNVSIESPRASYEGSVQNGIVSSALEASPGSRAIASIRLGTIFKAKEEAGMAIGASRKQLKPAEKLHRAQTAQVLEMFVGTESLAARWLTEAGNMFQMLDQLNQKLQIVEQQHLEQTGFESFKLYPQSMAFKDYFETFDSVRAKHGPSNWGYATAPIQGRKASIGQSRNIVGTSETEGTYAMLRGRRFYDADIQISFYAAGSGSVGIAFKMRDLNNMYLLWMNQQQAVKRLFRIENGQPTVLAERKDGGYIQGKWFNVRIETNKGVISVCIGEEGSTEVEVFSVLDERFMVGSVGFFSSGMEAGVFFEGLKIEAKECGTPSKATAPAPPRCSTFTDTFYGNPNSIYRKIDASDATGAEGSWVYKVVEDEYVSSRNQNIASTSSGEHWWQKQSVGPGKNGYFVFEFFPQCTGGIVGGIFRFNSPQEYQVAELAPNELRIRAISNGQPKTVARTPASMGLNKWHRMEINFEGSTVSVRLEGPGGSVTHLSAEDFFGGQTRDGMVGFSAYNCGGVAFDSIQLSPYKLESIAPTESVFTSISATKAWQPCLASVHILHRRDECQRMFEREPTFRQIACAQDFCSECCNYNTSLLPRSEWEQCEKNCRRNDPLASHLEKGLVTRLGTCLTNLGDAASHCEKGILACQKEACELCCMSWSRTGGLDHIGADLQRDVTEREQKECKFQCARHLVSHENQELYMHVVDIIVLGNREWHGVLVNVRAQHVCIPQWGLGMSLFFYLFRNVPAFYRRLELSQP from the exons ATGACTGCTCTGCAACATCCACAGAAGGCCCGGAATTTGTTGCTCACCGTGCGATCCAACCAGGCACAGGTTACTGGAGCAGTGCTGGTGGCCTTGCGGACGATGAACAAG GAGCTCTGGTACAGCACACCTCAGATGCAGCTCGTGAGTGCCAGGAGCAACCCCCCAAAATGCATGACCCTCCAAGACGGCAGCACAGAAG GAAAGGCCAGCAAAGTGGTCAGTGTGCGCATCCAATGGGAGTACCCTGCGTTGTCATACGAAATCTACACCAGCCCCGATGGGAAATCCTACAT CCAACAGGCTGTGAACCCTGCAAACCCCGCTGCTGACACCCTCGAtgagctgcatgcagctgttGCCCAGTTCATTCAAATTCGTATGCTCAAGCCACACCCGCGCCTAGGAAAGGCTGACGACAGTTTTGTCTACGGCATCTACGAAGTCCACGTCTACGCGAACCGTCTCGG GATCATGCCTCAGTGCAGTCCTGCACCACTCCGAGTGTACTGTGATATGACCACTGGCAGCTCAATCTATGTTTGGAACGGCACCCCAGTCCGAAAGCCGGGTGCTACTTTGGATGACGTTGTATCGCTTGACGATGTTAGAAACAGCTGCGCCCGAGTTGGCCTAGAACCGATGGTTCCGAAAAGTCCCCAGCATTTCAAGAGCATTTTAACCGCGCTCTATCAGATGG ACGACACCAAGCTGCCCGTATATGGATCCGACGGCGTGTACTCAGCAACGAGCTCTATATGCCGAGCAGCCATTCACGCCGGCCTCATCAAGACTGGAGGAGTTGTGAACGTGTCCATTGAATCTCCCCGCGCGTCTTACGAGGGTTCGGTCCAGAACGGCATCGTGTCGTCAGCCCTCGAAGCATCGCCGGGCTCACGGGCTATAGCGAGCATTCGTCTCGGTACCATATTTAAG gcgaaggaggaggcTGGGATGGCGATTGGAGCCTCCCGAAAACAGCTGAAGCCTGCAGAAAAGCTCCATCGTGCCCAGACCGCTCAGGTGCTCGAAAT GTTCGTTGGCACGGAGAGTCTTGCTGCTCGCTGGCTTACAGAAGCGGGAAACATGTTCCAGATGCTGGATCAGCTCAACCAGAAGTTACAGATCGTGGAACAACAACATTTGGAACAGACAGGATTCGAATCCTTCAAACTTTATCCGCAGTCGATGGCGTTCAAGGATTACTTCGAGACGTTCGACAGCGTGCGGGCGAAGCACGGACCCAGCAATTGGGGCTACGCCACTGCGCCGATCCAGGGGAGAAAAGCATCCATCGGGCAGTCCAGAAACATCGTCGGTACCtccgagacagaagggacgTATGCAATGCTGCGTGGTCGCCGTTTTTATGACGCAGATATCCAAATCTCTTTCTAT GCAGCCGGATCCGGTAGCGTGGGGATTGCCTTTAAAATGAGGGATCTCAACAACATGTACCTGCTCTGGATGAACCAGCAACAGGCAGTGAAACGGTTGTTCCGCATTGAGAATGGGCAACCTACCGTCCTTGCCGAACGTAAAGATGGCGGCTATATCCAAGGCAAATGGTTCAACGTGCGAATCGAAACGAACAAGGGAGTCATCAGCGTTTGTATCGGAGAAGAGGGATCAACGGAAGTCGAGGTATTTAG CGTTCTCGACGAGCGTTTTATGGTTGGTTCTGTTGGTTTTTTTTCGTCCGGGATGGAGGCCGGTGTCTTCTTCGAGGGCCTGAAGATCGAGGCCAAAGAGTGTGGGACCCCATCCAAGGCAACTGCGCCAGCACCACCAAGGTGCTCCACGTTTACAGATACCTTCTACGGGAACCCCAATTCAATATACCGTAAAATCGACGCCTCCGACGCCACCGGAGCAGAAGGCTCGTGGGTTTACAAGGTAGTTGAGGACGAGTACGTCAGTTCTAGGAACCAAAACATAGCTTCCACCTCTTCAGGCGAACATTGGTGGCAGAAACAAAGTGTTGGCCCAG GCAAGAACGGTTACTTCGTGTTCGAGTTCTTTCCCCAGTGCACTGGAGGCATAGTGGGAGGCATCTTCCGTTTCAACTCTCCACAGGAATACCAAGTTGCAGAGCTGGCACCAAATGA GCTAAGGATCCGGGCCATTTCTAACGGACAGCCCAAAACAGTTGCCCGCACGCCAGCGTCGATGGGTTTGAACAAGTGGCACCGGATGGAGATAAACTTTGAGGGGTCGACGGTGTCCGTGCGACTGGAAGGCCCTGGCGGCAGTGTTACACATCTCTCAGCCGAGGATTTCTTTGGCGGCCAGACACGTGACGGCATGGTCGGCTTCTCCGCATACAACTGCGGAGGGGTTGCCTTTGACTCCATCCAGCTCTCACCGTACAAATTGGAGTCGATCGCCCCGACCGAGAGCGTTTTCACGTCTATTTCGGCGACGAAGGCATG GCAGCCATGCCTTGCTAGCGTCCATATTCTCCACCGGCGGGATGAATGCCAGCGAATGTTTGAAAGGGAACCCACATTTCGCCAAATTGCCTGCGCGCAAGATTTTTGCTCCGAGTGCTGCAACTACAACACTAGTCTGCTCCCGAGATCAGAATGGGAACAGTGCGAAAAGAACTGCCGTCGAAACGATCCGTTGGCTTCACATCTCGAAAAGGGGCTGGTAACGAGGCTGGGCACTTGCCTAACGAACCTAGGTGACGCAGCTTCTCACTGCGAAAAG GGAATTCTGGCCTGCCAAAAGGAAGCGTGCGAACTGTGCTGCATGAGCTGGTCTCGAACTGGAGGTCTCGATCACATTGGCGCCGACCTTCAGAGGGACGTGACTGAGCGAGAACAGAAGGAGTGCAAATTCCAGTGTGCGAGACACTTGGTTTCACACGAAAACCAGGAACT CTATATGCACGTCGTCGATATTATCGTGTTGGGGAACCGAGAGTGGCATGGTGTGCTCGTAAACGTACGAGCGCAGCATGTCTGTATCCCACAGTGGGGCTTGGGCATGTCGTTGTTCTTTTACTTATTCCGGAATGTTCCAGCCTTTTACCGAAGGCTCGAGCTCTCTCAACCCTAA
- a CDS encoding putative N-terminal acetyltransferase complex subunit NARG1, which translates to MSKSRTGTSGTNALPSKEQSIFKNLVYLYEHKHFKKAIKQADVILKKCPDHGETLSMKGLVLSNMRPENKEEAYELAKRGLRCDLKNYVCWHVLGLIYRADKDYFEAAKCFTQAVRLSPGNFQILRDLSNLQIHERNLEGFRETRRQILATRSQFIREWTAFALANHLCGSLDVAHDLLSEVEKQFEDAKDMDSFDKSEIILYSASILEQAGRFEDCMKYLKEREERITDKMSMLEMQGRLALHCGQREEGRKVYSALFKRNMDNDVYALCLLACHDDPELARLCKLPIRDSAHDGAAGRGACVELLPGCLASTGEGRAGWLPGAENRKARQRLGLLDPNVIPFTGWKRRRNSTPSPLFVVTRVPTDAEQDRLIHFFDGLKSEYGKVCSLPSFLVLSFLTGDRFQSRLDAFLRPALRKGVVSLFSSLRRLYTPDRIPLITALLESYVYHLEQDVSTFGPAGGSLVENGIHSSRWEKREDEAANPVDSFLENAASSDNKEREGEMPMCLLYSYMLLAQHYDFLGRTDKALAVVDKAIKHTPTLADLYLVKGRIYKHAGAYKEACDWHEIARSLDLADRFLNTKACCYLLRVNRAEEAETVAKLFSRQSDADGLHSMQCMWFEQKTGKCHLRNNSIGPALYEFNAVLKHFRDIREDQFDFHPYCLRKFAYRAYISFLRMQNKLTSHLFFRRAARQYVRTFLALHDGELDLEKARARAAEAHAVEQKAEGKKKKNRSAAQTNNGAATTDAGSKDSSGARVLEAEPLEAASQVVEQLLDASAADQQTHVLHYHVAARKKKTLAMLLAVVRLWRLAEKDRLTPRLVPLLLHFCRTASLDDLPYLEMAKEALAEIFGSAPENTAALRATGDAYWQSVVGACQRNPWNFRLRRAAVEAHAFTQQPITPDLPFLAFQPFPAGVSEDALRLQPDMPTLRECEKLLEVLSKHASAKPAAEALKAICKQRFALAENFS; encoded by the exons ATGTCGAAATCACGCACAGGAACTTCGGGCACGAATGCCCTGCCTAGCAAAGAACAGTCAATTTTCAAGAACCTGGTG TATCTGTACGAGCACAAACACTTCAAGAAGGCCATCAAGCAGGCGGATGTGATTCTGAAAAAGTGTCCAGACCATGGGGAGACGCTGTCGATGAAAGGTTTGGTCCTTTCAAATATGCGACCGGAaaacaaggaagaggcgtACGAGCTTGCCAAGCGAGGCTTACGATGCGACTTGAAAAACTACGTGTGCTGGCATGTTTTGGGATTGATATATCGTGCAGACAA GGACTATTTTGAGGCTGCCAAATGCTTTACTCAAGCGGTTCGTCTGAGCCCTGGGAATTTTCAGATTTTGAGGGATCTGAGCAATCTTCAGATCCATGAACGAAACCTCGAAGGCTTCCGAGAGACTCGGAGGCAGATTCTGGCCACCCGTTCACAGTTCATTCGGGAGTGGACGGCGTTCGCTCTTGCAAACCACCTG TGCGGATCGCTCGACGTGGCGCACGACTTGCTGTCCGAAGTTGAAAAGCAGTTTGAAGATGCCAAGGACATGGATTCGTTTGACAAAAGCGAGATCATTCTGTACAGCGCGTCAATCCTGGAGCAAGCAGGACGGTTTGAGGACTGCATGAAGTACCtcaaagaaagagagga gAGAATCACAGACAAGATGTCGATGCTGGAGATGCAGGGGCGTCTCGCCTTGCACTGCGGCCAACGCGAAGAAGGTCGAAAAGTGTATTCTGCCTTGTTCAAACGTAACATGGACAACGACGTCTACGCCCTCTGCCTGCTTGCATGCCATGACGATCCAGAGTTAGCGCGATTGTGCAAGCTGCCGATCCGTGATTC GGCCCATGACGGGGCGGCAGGACGAGGCGCGTGCGTCGAGCTGCTCCCTGGATGCTTGGCGTCGacgggagaaggccgagcAGGCTGGTTGCCTGGAGCGGAAAACCGCAAGGCGCGCCAACGTCTCGGCCTTCTGGACCCGAACGTCATTCCTTTTACCGgctggaaacggaggcgaaaCAGCACACCGTCGCCGCTCTTTGTCGTAACTCGCGTGCCGACAGACGCTGAACAGGACCGACTTATCCATTTCTTTGACG GCCTCAAGTCGGAGTACGGAAAAGTGTGCTCCCTGCCGTCGTTCTTggttctttcctttcttaCCGGGGACCGCTTTCAGTCCCGTCTGGACGCTTTCCTTCGGCCTGCTCTCCGCAAgggcgtcgtctctctcttctcgtctcttcgccgtctgtaCACTCCAGATCGCATTCCACTGATTACTGCTCTTCTCGAGTCCTACGTCTACCATTTGGAACAGGATGTCTCGACGTTTGGTCCCGCCGGGGGTTCGTTGGTCGAGAACGGCATTCACTCTTCGAGgtgggagaagcgagaggatgAAGCCGCCAACCCAGTCGACTCGTTTCTCGAGAACGCTGCTTCGTCCGATAACAAggagcgcgagggagagatgCCAATGTGTCTTCTCTACTCCTACATGCTCCTCGCGCAGCACTACGACTTCCTCGGGAGGACCGACAAGGCTCTCGCTGTTGTTGACAAG GCCATCAAACATACCCCCACTCTGGCGGATTTGTATCTGGTTAAGGGCCGCATCTACAAGCACGCCGGCGCGTACAAGGAAGCGTGCGACTGGCATGAGATCGCGCGGAGCCTCGACTTGGCTGACAG GTTCCTCAACACCAAGGCGTGCTGTTATTTGCTTCGCGTGAATCgcgcggaagaggcagagaccgTGGCGAAACTGTTCAGCCGTCAGTCCGATGCGGATGGCCTGCACAGTATGCAGTGCATGTGGTTTGAgcagaagacagggaagtgCCACCTGAGGAACAACTCGATTGGACCGGCTCTGTATGAGTTCAACGCCGTCCTGAAACATTTTCGGGATATCCGGGAGGACCAGTTCGACTTCCACCCTTACTGCCTGCGGAAGTTCGCCTACCGAGCCTACATTTCGTTCCTCCGGATGCAAAACAAACTCACCTCTCACCT CTTTTTCCGTCGAGCCGCGCGTCAGTACGTCCGCACTTTCCTTGCTCTCCATGACGGCGAACTCGACttggagaaggcgcgtgcgcgcgccgccgaggcgcatgcagtcgagcagaaggccgaggggaagaagaagaagaatcGCTCGGCGGCACAGACGAACAATGGCGCCGCGACGACAGACGCCGGCAGCAAGGACTCCTCGGGCGCAAGGGTGCTCGAAGCCGAGCCTCTGGAAGCAGCCAGCCAGGTCGTGGAGCAACTTCTCGACGCCTCCGCTGCGGACCAACAAACGCACGTCTTGCACTACCACGTCGCTGCGCGGAAGA agaaaacgctggCGATGCTCCTGGCGGTTGTCCGACTCTGGAGATTGGCCGAGAAGGACAGACTGACGCCTCGTCTCGTTCCGCTGCTCCTTCACTTCTGCCGGACTG CGTCCTTGGACGACCTACCCTACCTGGAAATGGCCAAAGAAGCCCTGGCAGAGATTTTCGGCTCTGCGCCCGAGAACACAGCGGCGTTGCGAGCGACAGGCGACGCGTATTGGCAATCCGTTGTGGGCGCATGCCAGCGGAATCCTTGGAATTTTCGGCTTCGACGTGCAG CTGTTGAGGCACATGCATTCACCCAGCAGCCGATTACGCCGGACCTCccgttcctcgccttccagcCGTTCCCTGCGGGCGTGAGTGAAGACGCCCTCAGGCTTCAGCCTGACATGCCGACACTCCGAGAATGTGAGAAACTCCTCGAAGTCCTATCCAAGCATGCGTCGGCGAAACCTGCGGCGGAAGCTCTCAAG GCAATCTGCAAGCAGCGATTTGCGCTCGCGGAGAATTTCTCATAA
- a CDS encoding AGAP002737-PA, related, giving the protein MQKGHGSVAYAQQDTMADYVQNILFERNRAVFEARARRQEEALTLDLVRAQRDRIETLQKELRQLSQNFRQVSASRVLKQERTQAVIEAEEESKRLLLQTAQEKTALQTRAQALEAQCHAAQQTEQRLRDKVNALEREHEGLRAQLAVAEQKRSECATQLAETSKAVKSLQSEAVAAQSAAALQAEEALKREEEIRTQHETRIAELEEQVAALVTQLSAAQAQAKDRLAEQEKLKVEAAKAAKAEPQAKAACASGQPEAERAPELTMERFRAKMKEEGAAARLQFEAKLKEAEERYRKDVADVRALLEKERTQWILQSEEEKKKLLAEVEGEKANVRRRMQEEFEAQIRAVENQAKARQKEADLAVKLQAENEALQKEADLAVKLQAEKEALQKEKAALEAAAQREKEELEHERQAKRSVEERVSKMEQERSKLEEEVVRLREERDAKPAQDPSEVDETAQLSSQLETLTTETQSLREKVAALEQEQKKVETEKLALERENARLQEELGEDLASTSASDGDALAAGQAKQKEVQDLEAELERTREEVQKWKKRAIQERHKRKAEQGTAGETDGETGKDEERKEGTEGTEGEGKEGEGQVAKESAESATLPADEADDDEIHSMDAQDLVTKLEAVREKFKVAKSVYMQLVHKHNTLVEKYNRLLEIVQTAEASKRERHKDGQKKDQEKANEEPESAGGLFSLFW; this is encoded by the exons ATGCAGAAGGGACACGGCAGCGTGGCGTACGCCCAGCAGGATACCATGGCGGACTATGTGCAGAATATTCTCTTCGAGAGGAACCGGGCGGTTTTCGAG GCTCGAGCACGGCGCCAAGAGGAGGCGCTGACGTTGGACCTGGTGCGCGCCCAACGGGATCGGATTGAGACTCTGCAGAAGGAACTGCGACAGCTTTCTCAGAATTTC agacaggtgTCTGCCAGTCGAGTTTTAAAGCaggagaggacgcaggcAGTCATcgaggccgaagaggaatcgaagcgtctccttcttcag ACTGCccaggagaaaacggcgtTACAGACGCGGGCGCAGGCGTTGGAGGCGCAATGCCACGCGGCGCAACAAACGGAGCAGCGTCTTCGAGACAAGGTCAACGCCCTGGAGCGCGAGCACGAAGGCCTCCGTGCGCAGCTTGCAGTCgcggagcagaagaggagcgagtgTGCAACCCAGCTGGCGGAGACCAGCAAGGCCGTCAAATCCCTGCAGAGCGAGGCCGTCGCCGCGCAGTCGGCCGCGGCTCTGCAGGCAGAGGAGGCTCTGAAGCGGGAAGAGGAAATTCGCACGCAGCACGAGACACGCATTGCGGAGTTGGAGGAGCAAGTTGCAGCGTTGGTTACTCAGCTGTCAGCAGCTCAAGCGCAGGCGAAGGATCGCCTCGCCGAGCAAGAGAAGTTGAAGGTGGAAGCCGCGAAAGCGGCGAAAGCGGAACCGCAAGCTAAGGCTGCGTGCGCGTCTGGACAGCCGGAAGCGGAGCGCGCGCCCGAACTGACCATGGAGAGGTTCCGGGCGAAGATgaaggaggaaggcgccgcggcACGCCTCCAGTTCGAGGCGAAGCtgaaggaggcggaggagcggTACAGAAAAGACGTCGCCGACGTACGAGCGCTCCTGGAGAAGGAGCGGACGCAGTGGATTCTGCagagtgaggaagagaagaagaagctgtTGGCCGaagtcgagggcgagaaggcgaacgtGAGGCGGCGGATGCAGGAGGAGTTTGAGGCGCAGATCCGCGCGGTGGAGAACcaagcgaaggcgcggcagaaggaagcggaCCTCGCAGTGAAGTTGCAGGCGGAGAACGAAGCGctgcagaaggaagcggaCCTCGCAGTGAAGTtgcaggcggagaaggaagcgctgcagaaggagaaggcggctctcgaggccgcggcccagcgggagaaggaagagctgGAGCACGAGCGCCAGGCGAAGCGGAGCGTCGAGGAGCGGGTCAGCAAGATGGAGCAGGAGAGGAGCAAactggaggaagaagtggTGCGTCTtcgcgaagagcgagacgcgaagccTGCGCAGGATCCGTCCGAGGTTGACGAGACAGCGCAGCTGAGCTCGCAACTCGAGACGCTaacgacagagacgcaaagCCTTCGGGAGAAAGTCGCCGCCCTGGAGcaggagcagaaaaaggTCGAGACCGAGAAGCTGGCGTTGGAGCGGGAGAATGCGCGACTGCAAGAGGAGCTGGGAGAAGACTTGGCCAGCACGTCGGccagcgacggcgacgctcTGGCCGCCGgccaggcgaagcagaaggaggTCCAGGATCTGGAGGCCGAGTTGGAGAGGACCAGGGAAGAGGTACAAAAGTGGAAAAAGCGCGCAATCCAAGAAAGACATAAACGCAAAGCGGAGCAAGGGACTGccggagaaacagacggcgagacaggaaaagacgaggagagaaaagaaggaacggaaggaacggaaggtgaaggaaaggaaggtgAAGGACAGGTAGCGAAGGAAAGTGCAGAGTCAGCTACGCTGCCTGCAGATGAGGCCGACGACGATGAGATTCATTCGATGGACGCACAGGACCTCGTCACGAAGCTTGAGGCAGTGCGCGAAAAATTCAAGGTCGCCAAGTCGGTGTACATGCAGCTGGTGCACAAGCACAACACTCTCGTCGAAAAGTACAATCGACTCCTCGAAATTGTCCAAACCGCGGAAGCGAG CAAGCGAGAGCGCCACAAGGacggacagaagaaggaccaggagaaggcgaacgaggAGCCGGAGAGTGCAGGCGGACTGTTTAGCTTGTTCTGGTAG